Proteins encoded within one genomic window of Alcanivorax sp. REN37:
- a CDS encoding tetratricopeptide repeat protein, translated as MPVFICLRSYRPLTLSVAAALLLAGCTTTPPAAQPEPAPVPVDYAPYDSSVLADLLVAEVAMQRHVWPLGQSYYRLASADYRSPEVSAQAARLAALLQDPEQTLAQSERWLSLAPDSGEAHQLAALANIQLGRRDAAAHHIDRLLALEPRIGLTRLVAHAEGLDQDASANLMAALAQLTDRYPDQGALWYARALHLRSESDMPGSLAAVERAIRLQPRHEEARLLKGRLLYEAGNTRAALRHLRREVRRAPDSLRPRVIYVRYLLEAGDADQAAKQLQILTEKFPDDQDLQLSLGLFALQQDHRDTGRAILEALLEAGYQPSEMQLYLGQLEELEGRPQLAIEHYLQVQDGDNVLPAQVQAARLMADIGQYRAMHRQLANLRQQFPQELPRLYAMEAELLSLQQPEAALLLLNEALETLPDHPSLLYGRAMLAEQIGLLEVTFADLRRILVRDPNNTEALNALGYTLADRSDQYEEAYGLIQRALAKQPDNPAILDSMGWVLFKLGRAEEAVPYLERAYRAYPDAEVAAHLGEVLWHLGRQQEARSLWRDALSMDEGGGHPVLDSTLQRLLNGVAP; from the coding sequence ATGCCTGTCTTTATTTGTCTGCGCTCCTACCGCCCTCTGACCCTGTCAGTCGCCGCCGCCCTGCTGCTTGCCGGCTGCACTACCACGCCGCCAGCGGCCCAACCGGAGCCGGCTCCGGTGCCGGTGGACTACGCCCCCTACGACAGCAGCGTGCTGGCCGATCTGCTGGTGGCAGAAGTGGCCATGCAGCGCCATGTCTGGCCACTGGGGCAGTCCTATTACCGGCTCGCCAGTGCCGACTACCGCAGTCCTGAGGTGAGCGCCCAAGCGGCGCGGCTGGCAGCGCTGCTGCAGGATCCGGAACAGACACTGGCACAGAGCGAACGCTGGCTGTCGTTGGCGCCGGACAGCGGTGAAGCCCACCAACTGGCGGCGCTGGCCAATATCCAGCTCGGCCGCCGCGACGCCGCCGCCCATCACATCGACCGGCTACTGGCGCTGGAGCCGCGCATCGGCCTCACCCGCTTGGTGGCCCATGCCGAAGGGCTGGATCAGGACGCCAGCGCCAACCTGATGGCCGCACTGGCACAGCTCACCGACCGCTACCCGGATCAGGGCGCACTATGGTACGCCCGCGCCCTGCACTTGCGCAGCGAGTCCGATATGCCCGGCTCACTGGCAGCGGTGGAACGCGCCATCCGCCTGCAACCGCGCCATGAGGAAGCTCGACTGCTGAAAGGCCGGCTGCTGTACGAAGCCGGCAACACTCGCGCTGCCCTGCGCCACCTGCGCCGCGAAGTGCGCCGCGCTCCGGACTCGCTGCGGCCACGGGTGATCTACGTCCGCTATCTACTGGAAGCCGGCGACGCTGACCAAGCAGCCAAGCAGTTGCAGATCCTCACCGAGAAATTCCCCGACGATCAGGACCTGCAACTGTCACTGGGTTTGTTCGCACTGCAACAAGACCACCGCGACACCGGCCGCGCGATCCTCGAAGCCCTGCTGGAAGCCGGCTACCAGCCCAGCGAAATGCAGCTTTATCTGGGCCAGTTGGAAGAACTAGAGGGCCGCCCGCAGCTAGCCATCGAGCACTATTTACAAGTGCAGGACGGCGACAACGTGCTACCGGCACAGGTGCAGGCAGCACGTCTGATGGCAGACATTGGTCAATACCGCGCCATGCACCGTCAGTTAGCCAACCTGCGTCAGCAATTCCCGCAAGAATTACCGCGCCTGTATGCGATGGAAGCGGAACTGCTGTCGCTACAGCAACCGGAAGCGGCGCTACTGCTGCTCAACGAAGCGCTGGAGACGTTGCCCGATCACCCGTCGTTGCTGTACGGCCGCGCCATGCTGGCGGAGCAAATCGGATTGCTGGAGGTCACCTTCGCTGACCTGCGTCGCATTCTGGTGCGTGATCCGAACAACACCGAAGCGCTCAACGCGTTGGGCTACACCCTCGCCGACCGCTCCGATCAGTACGAAGAGGCTTACGGCCTGATCCAGCGCGCGCTGGCAAAACAACCGGATAACCCCGCGATTCTCGACTCCATGGGCTGGGTATTGTTCAAGCTTGGTCGGGCCGAGGAAGCAGTGCCCTACCTAGAGCGGGCCTACCGCGCCTACCCCGATGCCGAGGTGGCGGCACATTTGGGCGAAGTGCTCTGGCACCTCGGCCGCCAACAGGAGGCCCGTAGTCTGTGGCGCGATGCCTTGAGCATGGATGAGGGCGGCGGCCACCCGGTGCTGGATAGCACGCTGCAACGGCTGCTGAACGGAGTCGCGCCATGA
- the hemA gene encoding glutamyl-tRNA reductase, producing MKLLATGVNHTTAELSLRERLTFPEAQVAAALRDLGTVPGVVEAALLSTCNRTEIYCWVDETGPDLVQWLASWHGVGDHRLRDALYMHEGADALRHMMRVAGGLDSLVLGEPQILGQMRDAYACAMDAGVLSGELARAFQQVFGVAKRIRTETGIGAHPVSVAYAAVSFARHIFADLRGSRALLVGAGEMIDLVARHLREQGVTRITIANRTLARAQTLAAEVDAYAIGLEELPLALEEADIVISCTGAPEAVITRSMAERALKKRRHKPIFMVDIAVPRDIDPAVGKLQDVYLYSVDDLHEAIEENVRQRQEAARQAESIIEDAIVRHARERRELAAVDTLREYRERVVSLGEDELRRSLTQLEGGADPAEVLKRLQHNLVNKVLHSPSVQLRRLAAENRHDALLLAREILLAQDPGSRR from the coding sequence ATGAAGCTATTGGCAACAGGCGTTAACCACACCACTGCGGAGCTCAGCCTGCGCGAGCGGCTGACCTTCCCGGAAGCGCAGGTGGCCGCCGCGCTGCGCGATCTGGGCACGGTGCCGGGGGTGGTGGAAGCAGCCTTGCTGTCGACCTGCAACCGCACGGAAATCTACTGCTGGGTCGATGAAACCGGCCCTGATTTGGTGCAATGGCTGGCCAGCTGGCACGGCGTTGGCGATCACCGTCTGCGAGATGCGCTCTATATGCATGAAGGCGCTGACGCGTTGCGGCATATGATGCGCGTCGCCGGTGGCCTCGATTCTCTGGTGCTCGGTGAGCCGCAAATCCTTGGCCAGATGCGCGATGCCTACGCCTGCGCCATGGATGCCGGAGTGCTCAGCGGCGAGCTGGCGCGGGCTTTCCAGCAAGTATTTGGCGTTGCCAAGCGGATTCGTACTGAAACCGGTATTGGTGCCCATCCGGTCTCGGTAGCCTATGCGGCGGTCTCTTTTGCGCGTCATATCTTCGCCGATCTACGCGGCAGCCGGGCGCTGCTGGTGGGCGCCGGTGAGATGATCGACCTGGTCGCCCGCCACCTGCGTGAGCAGGGCGTGACCCGCATTACCATCGCCAACCGCACCCTTGCGCGTGCCCAAACGCTGGCCGCCGAGGTGGATGCTTACGCCATTGGCCTGGAAGAGCTGCCGTTGGCGCTGGAAGAAGCGGACATCGTTATCAGTTGTACCGGCGCGCCGGAGGCCGTGATCACTCGCAGCATGGCCGAACGGGCACTGAAGAAACGCCGGCACAAGCCGATTTTCATGGTCGATATTGCCGTACCACGCGACATCGATCCGGCGGTGGGCAAGTTGCAGGACGTTTATCTGTACAGCGTTGATGACCTGCACGAAGCGATCGAGGAAAACGTACGCCAACGCCAGGAAGCCGCGCGCCAAGCGGAGTCCATCATTGAAGACGCGATTGTGCGCCATGCTCGTGAACGCCGGGAGTTGGCGGCGGTGGACACGCTGCGCGAGTATCGTGAGCGGGTGGTGTCGCTGGGCGAGGACGAGTTGCGCCGCAGTCTGACCCAGCTGGAAGGCGGCGCCGATCCAGCCGAAGTACTCAAGCGTTTGCAGCACAACTTGGTCAACAAAGTCCTGCACAGCCCCAGTGTGCAATTGCGCCGGTTGGCGGCGGAAAACCGTCATGATGCACTGCTGCTGGCGCGCGAGATTCTGCTTGCGCAAGACCCGGGCAGCCGCCGTTAG
- the prfA gene encoding peptide chain release factor 1 → MKERLTQKLDRLVERHQELSALLATAEVIQDAARFRACSREYAELEEVVVCYRQYRQALADRQAAEAMAADPDPELRELAQEERADAEQRLQQLEAALQQLMLPRDPRDNANVYLEIRAGTGGDEAALFAGDLLRMYSRFADRQGWRVELVSTHEGEYGGFKEAICRVTGDQVYSRLKFESGAHRVQRVPATESQGRIHTSACTVAVMAEAEDVGDVELRNEDLRIDTFRSSGAGGQHVNTTDSAVRITHLPTGVVVECQDERSQHKNRAKAMAWLKTRLYDTQMQAQQQERAATRKSLVGSGDRSERIRTYNFPQGRLTDHRINLTLYSLADVLDGELEGVIQPLLAEHQAEQLAALAEHGA, encoded by the coding sequence ATGAAGGAACGTCTTACCCAGAAACTCGACCGCCTGGTGGAACGTCACCAAGAACTGTCCGCGTTGCTGGCCACCGCCGAGGTGATTCAGGACGCAGCACGGTTTCGCGCCTGCTCGCGCGAATACGCCGAGTTAGAGGAAGTGGTGGTCTGCTACCGCCAGTACCGTCAGGCGCTGGCCGACCGCCAGGCTGCCGAAGCGATGGCGGCCGATCCCGACCCCGAGCTGCGTGAACTGGCGCAGGAAGAACGCGCTGATGCCGAACAGCGACTGCAGCAACTGGAAGCGGCGTTGCAACAGCTGATGTTGCCGCGGGACCCGCGTGACAATGCCAACGTCTATCTGGAAATCCGCGCCGGCACCGGCGGTGACGAAGCCGCCCTGTTTGCCGGCGACCTGTTGCGTATGTATAGCCGTTTTGCCGATCGCCAAGGCTGGCGGGTGGAGCTGGTCAGCACTCACGAAGGGGAATATGGCGGTTTCAAGGAAGCGATTTGCCGGGTCACTGGTGACCAAGTGTATTCCCGGCTCAAGTTCGAGTCTGGCGCGCACCGGGTGCAGCGGGTGCCGGCCACCGAATCCCAAGGCCGCATTCATACCTCCGCCTGTACGGTGGCGGTGATGGCAGAGGCCGAAGATGTCGGTGACGTGGAACTGCGCAACGAAGACTTGCGCATCGATACGTTCCGTTCTTCCGGTGCCGGCGGTCAGCACGTCAACACCACCGACTCGGCGGTGCGGATCACTCACTTGCCCACCGGTGTGGTGGTGGAATGCCAGGATGAGCGTAGCCAACACAAGAACCGCGCTAAAGCCATGGCGTGGTTGAAGACGCGGCTGTACGACACGCAGATGCAAGCGCAGCAACAGGAGCGTGCCGCCACGCGCAAGTCGCTGGTTGGCTCCGGCGACCGTTCGGAACGCATCCGCACCTACAACTTCCCTCAAGGCCGGCTGACCGACCACCGCATTAACCTGACCTTGTACAGCTTAGCTGACGTGCTCGACGGCGAGCTGGAAGGGGTGATCCAACCGCTACTGGCGGAACATCAGGCCGAGCAGCTGGCGGCGTTGGCCGAACACGGCGCATGA
- the prmC gene encoding peptide chain release factor N(5)-glutamine methyltransferase, which produces MSATIATLLATARAQLAPVSPSAALDARILLAEALGVSDSYLFTWSDRSVDAAGQARFHAWLARRVAGEPVAYILGAREFYGRRFAVSPATLIPRPDTELLVELTLQQAGSAALRVLDLGTGTGAVAITLALERPQWQLVAVDRVPEALALAAANGTELGARVDWRCSDWFAAVPECFDVIVSNPPYIRADDPHLVQGDVRFEPASALVAGDDGLDDVRRIVAEAGVHLRAGGLLLLEHGYDQGAAVRSCLRQAGFDAVTTARDYGDQERVTWGRWTQC; this is translated from the coding sequence ATGAGCGCCACTATTGCCACGCTGCTGGCGACGGCGCGAGCACAACTGGCGCCGGTGTCTCCCAGTGCCGCGCTGGACGCCCGCATCCTGCTGGCGGAGGCGCTCGGTGTGTCCGACAGCTACCTGTTCACTTGGTCTGACCGCAGTGTGGATGCCGCCGGGCAGGCCCGCTTCCACGCTTGGCTGGCGCGGCGGGTGGCCGGTGAGCCGGTGGCGTACATTCTGGGCGCGCGGGAGTTTTACGGCCGCCGCTTTGCGGTGTCGCCGGCGACGCTGATCCCGCGTCCGGATACTGAATTGTTGGTGGAGCTAACGCTGCAGCAAGCGGGCTCCGCCGCGCTGCGGGTGCTCGATCTCGGCACCGGTACGGGTGCGGTAGCGATCACCCTGGCGCTGGAGCGGCCGCAGTGGCAGCTAGTGGCGGTGGATCGGGTGCCGGAGGCACTGGCGCTGGCGGCTGCCAACGGCACTGAGCTTGGGGCCCGCGTTGATTGGCGCTGTTCCGATTGGTTTGCGGCGGTGCCGGAGTGCTTTGATGTGATTGTCAGCAATCCGCCCTACATCCGTGCTGATGATCCGCATTTGGTGCAGGGCGACGTGCGCTTTGAGCCCGCCTCGGCGCTGGTGGCCGGTGATGACGGTCTTGATGATGTGCGGCGAATCGTGGCAGAAGCCGGTGTTCATTTGCGCGCGGGCGGTCTACTGCTACTGGAACACGGTTACGACCAAGGCGCAGCAGTGCGTAGTTGCTTGCGGCAGGCGGGTTTCGACGCGGTGACCACGGCGCGCGATTACGGTGATCAGGAGCGGGTGACGTGGGGGAGGTGGACGCAATGCTGA
- a CDS encoding HesA/MoeB/ThiF family protein yields the protein MGEVDAMLTDAQLFRYSRQLLVAEFDLDGQAALSAARVVMVGAGGLGAPAALYLVGAGVGTLVVADPDHLEVSNLHRQIAYRQRDVGQAKASALAAELHALNPTVTVEPHHCAVDAQWLDAQLPNATVVLDCSDNFPTRSLLNERCHAHGVPLVSGAAIRLQGQAVAFDFRHPDSPCYGCLYGDGEAPELPCSQAGILGPVVGTVGTWQALMVLRLLSGERVDGVLHSLDGRQLTWRQHPFKRDPDCPVCAGR from the coding sequence GTGGGGGAGGTGGACGCAATGCTGACCGATGCCCAGTTGTTTCGGTACAGCCGCCAGTTGCTGGTGGCGGAGTTCGATCTGGATGGCCAAGCGGCGCTGTCGGCGGCGCGGGTAGTGATGGTAGGTGCCGGCGGTCTCGGTGCCCCGGCGGCGCTGTATCTGGTGGGCGCCGGAGTCGGCACCTTGGTGGTGGCGGACCCGGACCACCTGGAAGTGTCGAATCTGCATCGCCAGATCGCCTATCGGCAACGGGACGTGGGGCAGGCCAAAGCTTCTGCTTTGGCAGCCGAGCTACACGCACTGAACCCGACCGTGACGGTGGAACCGCACCACTGTGCGGTGGATGCTCAATGGCTGGACGCCCAGCTGCCGAATGCCACCGTGGTACTGGATTGCTCCGACAACTTTCCCACCCGTTCGCTGCTCAACGAGCGCTGCCACGCCCACGGCGTGCCGTTGGTGTCCGGTGCAGCCATCCGCTTGCAGGGTCAGGCGGTGGCGTTTGATTTCCGCCACCCGGATTCGCCCTGTTACGGCTGTCTGTACGGTGACGGCGAAGCGCCGGAACTGCCCTGCAGTCAAGCCGGTATCCTCGGCCCGGTGGTGGGAACAGTGGGAACTTGGCAGGCGCTGATGGTGCTGCGGCTGCTGTCCGGCGAGCGCGTGGACGGCGTGTTGCACAGTTTGGATGGCCGGCAACTGACATGGCGTCAGCATCCGTTCAAGCGCGATCCGGATTGCCCGGTGTGCGCCGGGCGCTGA
- a CDS encoding peroxiredoxin, whose amino-acid sequence MTLRLGDEAPNFDQDTSIGRINFHDWAGDSWVVLYSHPADFTPVCTTELGRTARLSEDFARRNVKVIALSVDPVDSHARWIEDINDTQQCEVDFPIIADEDRSVSELYDMLHPNAAATVTVRSVFFIDPAKKIRATITYPPSTGRNFDEILRVIDSLQLTDGYKVATPVDWKDGDDVVIVPSITDEAELKQRFPKGYNAVRPYLRLTPQPNK is encoded by the coding sequence ATGACGTTGCGACTGGGCGATGAAGCGCCGAACTTTGACCAGGACACCTCCATCGGCCGGATCAACTTCCACGACTGGGCCGGCGACAGCTGGGTGGTGCTCTACTCTCACCCGGCGGATTTCACCCCGGTGTGCACCACTGAGCTGGGCCGCACTGCGCGCCTGAGCGAAGACTTCGCGCGTCGCAATGTGAAAGTCATCGCACTGTCGGTGGACCCGGTAGACTCCCACGCGCGCTGGATCGAAGACATCAACGACACCCAGCAGTGCGAAGTGGATTTCCCGATCATTGCCGACGAAGACCGCAGCGTCTCGGAGCTGTATGACATGCTGCACCCGAATGCCGCGGCCACCGTTACCGTGCGCTCGGTATTCTTCATTGATCCCGCTAAGAAGATCCGCGCCACCATCACCTACCCGCCCAGCACTGGTCGCAACTTCGATGAGATTCTGCGAGTAATCGACTCGCTGCAACTGACCGATGGCTACAAAGTGGCAACGCCGGTGGATTGGAAAGATGGCGACGACGTGGTGATCGTGCCGTCGATCACCGATGAAGCAGAGCTGAAACAGCGGTTCCCGAAAGGCTACAACGCGGTGCGTCCTTACCTGCGCCTGACGCCGCAGCCGAACAAGTAA
- a CDS encoding acyl-CoA thioesterase encodes MHRTVIEPRFYETDAFGHINNTVIAGWFETGRRGVFELFSSDMDPRNLNLILARIEIDFVAQTYYGSEVEIRTWVERIGRTSFTVSQEAWQNDQCVARGQAVQVHFDWQTQAPAPLSEDQKAALAAL; translated from the coding sequence ATGCACCGCACTGTTATTGAGCCGCGTTTCTATGAAACCGACGCGTTTGGCCATATCAACAACACCGTCATTGCCGGCTGGTTCGAGACCGGACGCCGCGGTGTGTTCGAGCTGTTCAGCTCGGACATGGATCCTCGCAACCTCAACCTGATTCTGGCGCGTATCGAAATCGATTTTGTCGCGCAAACCTACTACGGATCAGAAGTCGAAATCCGTACCTGGGTGGAGCGCATCGGCCGCACCTCGTTCACTGTCAGCCAAGAGGCGTGGCAGAACGACCAGTGCGTGGCACGTGGCCAAGCGGTACAAGTGCATTTTGATTGGCAGACCCAAGCGCCAGCGCCGTTGAGCGAAGACCAGAAGGCGGCACTGGCCGCGCTGTAA
- a CDS encoding DUF3301 domain-containing protein, with protein MLEMIDLILFGAIVMVAALFWRGQGVRERAYRAARQHCKQVDVELLDESVALDRIWIARHGNGPMRLRRTYRFEFTVTGDERYEGQLVMLGSLVQSITLQPHRFQSLH; from the coding sequence ATGTTGGAGATGATCGACCTGATTCTGTTCGGCGCCATCGTCATGGTGGCGGCGCTGTTCTGGCGCGGACAGGGCGTACGCGAACGCGCTTACCGGGCGGCCCGCCAGCACTGCAAACAGGTTGATGTCGAACTGCTCGACGAATCGGTAGCACTGGACCGCATCTGGATCGCCCGCCACGGCAACGGCCCGATGCGGCTACGCCGCACCTACCGCTTCGAGTTCACCGTCACTGGTGACGAACGTTACGAAGGCCAACTGGTGATGCTCGGCAGCTTGGTGCAGAGCATCACGCTGCAACCGCACCGGTTCCAATCACTGCACTGA
- a CDS encoding putative RNA methyltransferase: protein MLCCPLDQLPLTLTDRHARCANGHHFDRSREGYWPLLPAHFKRSRDPGDSRDMVRARGRFLDQGHYRALVNAMRTLLADAELPIGQYVLDAGCGEGYYLHQLQQQLGWPAHQCVGMDISKWAVRDAAKRASAITWVVGTNRQPPVAPASARLLLCLFGFQCYPAFHDVLAPGGELLLADPGPDHLLELRQLLYAEVQHKPLPTAARAEAAGLEAVAQQRVRYRISLDAAALADLALMTPHFFRANAERRAALAKLESLSVQLDVVLHRLRRPAI, encoded by the coding sequence ATGCTTTGCTGCCCACTCGATCAATTGCCGCTGACACTCACCGATCGGCACGCCCGCTGTGCCAACGGCCATCATTTCGACCGCAGCCGGGAAGGCTACTGGCCGCTATTGCCGGCACATTTCAAACGCTCCCGGGATCCCGGTGACAGCCGTGACATGGTGCGCGCCCGCGGCCGCTTCCTTGACCAAGGCCACTATCGCGCGCTGGTCAACGCAATGCGGACGCTGCTGGCGGACGCCGAGCTACCAATCGGACAATACGTACTGGATGCCGGCTGCGGTGAGGGCTACTACCTGCACCAACTGCAGCAGCAACTCGGTTGGCCGGCGCACCAGTGCGTCGGCATGGACATCTCGAAGTGGGCAGTACGTGACGCCGCCAAACGCGCGTCGGCAATAACCTGGGTGGTGGGCACCAATCGCCAACCGCCCGTGGCGCCCGCCAGTGCGCGTCTGTTGCTGTGCTTGTTCGGATTCCAATGTTATCCGGCGTTTCACGATGTACTGGCACCCGGCGGCGAGTTGCTACTGGCCGATCCCGGTCCCGACCACCTGCTCGAATTGCGACAACTGCTATACGCCGAAGTGCAGCACAAGCCGCTGCCCACCGCCGCCCGCGCCGAAGCCGCCGGACTGGAAGCCGTAGCGCAACAACGGGTGCGCTATCGCATTAGCTTGGACGCGGCGGCGTTAGCCGATTTGGCGTTGATGACGCCGCATTTCTTCCGCGCCAATGCCGAACGCCGGGCCGCACTCGCCAAACTGGAGAGCCTATCAGTGCAGCTCGACGTCGTGCTGCACCGACTTCGCCGCCCCGCCATTTAA
- a CDS encoding LysR family transcriptional regulator has protein sequence MNDVNTMSDLDIFMALVDAGTLAGAARRLSLAPISVKKGLQRLEEALGTSLVLRDGHDLILTAAGEALHDRLSDVFAHIHDTISALSNPDDALSGSLKVIASLSIGRRLIEPLVASFSRLYPALQIHLHLEDRRVDFIRDGYDLAITLGEPQDSSLVARRLLSNRCFLVASPTYIREAAPLHRAQDIRLHRCLALDSQGALNDLWPLRSTHAGEQGQRARQENIKIVPNMTTDDSDVYLAWLRAGKGLGVVGEQDVIDDLRRRTLVHVLPDYRLPNLDYYLVFAGRRNLPQRTRLLIEYLDAHLAPPA, from the coding sequence ATGAACGACGTCAACACCATGTCAGACTTGGATATTTTCATGGCACTGGTGGACGCCGGCACCCTCGCCGGAGCCGCGCGACGGCTGTCACTGGCACCGATTTCAGTGAAAAAAGGCCTGCAGCGACTGGAAGAAGCGCTTGGTACCAGCTTGGTGCTGCGCGATGGCCATGACCTGATCCTGACTGCCGCCGGTGAGGCGCTGCATGATCGGCTGTCGGACGTGTTCGCCCATATTCACGACACCATCAGCGCGCTGTCGAATCCGGACGATGCGCTCAGCGGCAGCCTGAAGGTCATCGCTAGCCTCTCCATAGGCCGCCGCCTGATTGAACCGCTGGTAGCGTCCTTTTCGCGACTGTACCCGGCGCTGCAAATCCACTTGCATCTTGAAGACCGCCGGGTGGACTTCATCCGCGACGGCTACGACCTCGCCATCACCCTCGGCGAGCCGCAGGACTCCAGCCTGGTGGCGCGCCGGCTGCTGAGCAATCGCTGTTTCCTAGTGGCCTCACCAACCTATATCCGCGAGGCTGCGCCGCTGCACCGGGCGCAGGACATCCGCCTGCATCGCTGTCTGGCGCTGGACAGCCAAGGCGCGCTCAACGACCTGTGGCCACTGCGTTCCACCCACGCGGGTGAGCAAGGCCAACGCGCCCGGCAGGAAAACATCAAGATAGTGCCGAACATGACCACCGATGACAGCGATGTCTACTTGGCCTGGCTGCGTGCTGGCAAAGGACTAGGGGTGGTGGGCGAGCAAGATGTTATCGACGATTTACGCCGCCGCACCCTGGTGCATGTTTTGCCCGATTACCGGCTGCCTAATTTGGACTACTACTTGGTATTCGCCGGCCGCCGCAACCTGCCGCAACGCACCCGACTGCTGATCGAGTATCTGGACGCCCACTTGGCGCCGCCGGCCTGA
- a CDS encoding FKBP-type peptidyl-prolyl cis-trans isomerase: MKRLMVAAAVIGLGGCAVTNSAPTQLDTEDQKMAYAVGYQMGMMVRDSVGGLDQSLIQHGLRTGLDPQGKPLLSDEEMDEVGAAFQRRAQEQAEAAQAKLANENKVAGDAFRAEHARQSGVETLDSGIQLERLANGSGPHPAMDDTITAHYRGTLVDGTVFDDSNERGEPINFSLRQVIPAWQEVLPMMSVGDKWRIVVPPQMAYGDQGAGPIGPNSTLVFEIELLDVEKS, from the coding sequence ATGAAACGACTTATGGTCGCGGCCGCAGTGATCGGCCTGGGGGGATGCGCAGTGACCAACTCAGCGCCCACTCAATTGGACACGGAAGACCAGAAAATGGCTTATGCCGTCGGTTACCAAATGGGAATGATGGTGCGTGACAGCGTCGGTGGCTTGGATCAGTCACTGATCCAACACGGTCTGCGCACCGGCCTTGATCCACAGGGCAAGCCATTGCTCAGTGACGAAGAAATGGACGAAGTCGGTGCCGCATTCCAGCGCCGCGCGCAGGAGCAGGCAGAAGCCGCCCAAGCCAAGCTGGCCAACGAGAATAAAGTTGCCGGCGACGCTTTCCGCGCTGAGCATGCTCGCCAAAGCGGCGTCGAAACCCTCGATAGCGGCATCCAGTTGGAGCGCCTTGCCAACGGCAGCGGCCCTCACCCGGCCATGGACGACACCATTACCGCCCATTACCGCGGCACGCTGGTGGACGGCACCGTGTTCGACGACAGCAACGAGCGCGGCGAGCCGATCAACTTCTCCCTGCGCCAAGTGATCCCGGCCTGGCAAGAAGTGCTGCCGATGATGTCAGTGGGCGACAAGTGGCGCATCGTAGTGCCGCCGCAGATGGCCTATGGCGATCAAGGTGCCGGCCCGATCGGCCCCAACTCCACGCTGGTGTTCGAGATCGAACTGCTGGATGTGGAGAAATCCTGA
- a CDS encoding DUF192 domain-containing protein has protein sequence MNGWRLLASVAIGAWAGVLGAAPAPTVALCPSGAAGERGPWHAELAATPAQRARGFRDRPAPDDHTLIYFLYRHDQTRTGFWMYQVEVPLDIAFISAAGEVLAIRTMVPCLGAPSSCPVYHAPAPYRAALEGAAGVMARRGLAVGDTLRRCVDAAASE, from the coding sequence ATGAACGGTTGGCGGTTGCTCGCCAGTGTGGCGATCGGAGCGTGGGCGGGCGTCCTGGGGGCGGCGCCAGCGCCGACCGTAGCGCTGTGTCCGTCCGGTGCCGCTGGTGAGCGTGGCCCATGGCACGCAGAATTAGCCGCCACGCCGGCCCAGCGCGCGCGAGGCTTCCGTGATCGCCCAGCGCCAGATGATCACACCCTGATCTACTTTCTCTATCGTCACGACCAGACCCGCACCGGTTTCTGGATGTATCAGGTTGAGGTGCCACTCGACATCGCCTTCATCTCTGCGGCGGGTGAGGTGCTGGCGATCCGCACCATGGTGCCCTGCCTTGGGGCGCCATCCAGCTGCCCGGTGTACCACGCTCCGGCTCCGTATCGCGCCGCACTGGAAGGCGCCGCCGGCGTCATGGCGCGTCGGGGATTGGCCGTGGGCGACACACTTCGTCGCTGCGTTGACGCCGCTGCCAGCGAGTAA